From the Roseofilum capinflatum BLCC-M114 genome, the window ATTCCCCCTATCCTCCTGTGGGTAAGGTAATGGTAATTCGGGTTTCTTGATCTGGGATGCTGGCAATGGTTAAGTCACCCTGATGGATTTGGGCCATCCGTTTGGCGATCGCCAGTCCTAAGCCTGAACCCTGTTGTTCGTGGAGCTTCCGATTAAATTGCATATAGGCTCCCACTTGCTCGATTTCCTCTGGAGTCATACCCCGTCCTGAGTTAATCAGGGTTAACACTACGGTGTTGTCTTGAACTGTTGTGGTCACCTGTACTGGGGTTCCAGTGGGGGAAAATTTGAAGGCATTATCGATCGCTTCTTGTACCAGTTTCTGGAGTCGAGAGGCTTCGATCTGGACGGGACTATCTTCTAATTGATATTTGAGATCGGCTGTGCGCCCACATTGATCGGCTTTTAAGGAAATCACTTCTTCGACTGCATCGCGAATGGAGGTTGTAGCTTGGGAGCGCCATTGCTGGAGGCGATCGCTATTTTTGCTGGCCAATTCCAAATCAGCGTATAAGAGAAAATTTTGAATGAGGCGGTATAGTCGATTGCTCGATACCAGGATTTGATCGGCCATCTCCCGAATCTCTTCGGGTTTTAAGTCTTCGGCTTCATAACTCATCAGTTCCGCAAACCCCATAATCCCATTCAGGGGGGTGCGTAACTCATGGGGCAGCGATCGCGCAATGCTATCACGTAACTCATCCAATTGTCCCTGAGACGCTTCTTTAATCCGCGCCTGTTTGTCTAAGCGAGTATTAATCGCTTTGAGCAATTCATCCGGTAAACAAGGTTTAGTTAAATAATCATCTGCCCCTAACTCCATACCGGAGCGCATGTCATTTTTTTCTGCTTTCGCCGTTAAAAATATAAACGGAATCATCGCCGTTTTCGGATCGCAGCGCAATTGCTCTAATACCCCATATCCATCCAATTGGGGCATCATCACATCACAGAGGATCAGATCTGGGATTTGCGCTTTGGCAATCTCGACCCCAACTTGGCCGTTTTCCGCCCCTAGTCCTTCAAAGTCTTCCGCCTCTAAGAGATCGAGAATATTTTCTCGAATCAGTTCCTCATCTTCAATGACCAATACTTTAACCATCCCAAATCGTCTCCTGTCACACAATCAGTATTTTTTCTAGTTTAACCTTAATTCTTGATATATTTACCCCAATCTTTTCCCTGTCGTGGCACTATCATCTTAGGAAGTTGTTTTTTAGGCTTCAAAATTTGCTCTTCAAAATCTTCCTTCCCCAGGGGTTTACTAAAGTAATAACCTTGCATAAATTCACAGCTTTGATTCTGTAAGAATTTTATCTCATCTACTGTTTCTACACCTTCCGCAACTACCTTCATGTCCAAGGCTTGCGCCATTTTTATAATAGCAGAAACAAGAGATTTTTGTTTGATATTTGTTTCAATTCTTTTAATAAAACAACGATCTATTTTTAATACATCAAAAGGAAAATCCTTGAGATATTCTAGGGATGAGTATCCAGTACCAAAATCATCTAAGGCAAGTTTAACACCAATAGACTTGAGAGAATTTAATATTTTCAAAGCCTCTTGTTTTTGCTCCACTAAGGCACTTTCGGTTAATTCTAATTCTAGAGTTGAGGGAATATACCCGATTGAGATCAAGCAATCTAACAGCCATTGATGTAAGGGGAGTTGAGTCAGTTGGCGGGGCGATAAATTGACACTCATTTGAAAGTTGGGATTTAATTTTTGCCAGTCTTTGGCTTGTTTACAGGCTTGAACTAGCACCCATTTACCAATGGAATCAATTAATCCAGTTTCTTCAGCAATGGGAATAAATTTAGCTGGAGAAACCCATCCGCGCTCTGGATGTTGCCAGCGAATGAGGGCCTCTGCACCAATAACTTGACCAGTTTGCAAGCTGACTTGGGGTTGATAATGGACTTGCAGTTCTTGACGCTCTAGGGCATATCGCAAACTTGCTTCTAGGTTGAGGCGATCGCCGGAACCAACGTAGAAGGTGGGAATATAAAATTGATATTTATTACCCCCCCGTTCCCTAGCTTGATTAAGGGCACGACTCGCATTTTGGATTAAGGGATCGATATCTTGGCCATCCCTAGGATAATAAGTCATGCCAATACTGGCAGTAATCGCCAGATTTTCGCCCTGGATCGAGAAGGGTTCAGAGAGTTTTGCGATCAGGGTTTCCATCTGTGCCATCACTTCATGGCGGGAGAGCTGTTCCCCTAAAATTGCCACAAAGACATCATCACTGAGGCGAGCGAGAATCGGTGAGGTTGCCTCTAGAGTTTCCCCGATGCGTTGAGCTACAGCTTGCAGGAGGCGATCGCCCATATCGTAACCGAGAGTATTATTAATACGTTCAAACCGATCTAAACCAATACAGAAAACTGGAATCAGTTGTTCCTGTCCAGCCACCAAGGTAGAACTGTTTGCTACTAACGTTTGGAACATCTCCCGTAAACGGGTACGGTTGGGCAAATGAGTGAGCAAATCTTGTGAGGCTTGACGCTGAAGTTCTTGCAAATAGTGGGCATTGAGGCTGGCTTTTTTATCCAACCGTGCCGCCACAGCTCGCAGAATTTCATTGGGCAGACAAGGTTTCATCAAATAATCATCCGCCCCTAACTCCATACCATAGCGAAAATCCAGGCGATCGCTTTTCGCAGTTAAGAAAATAAACGGAATATGGGAGAGCAGGGGATTCTCTTGCAGCGCCGTTAATACCGCATAACCCGTCACCTCCGGCATCATCACATCACATAAAATCAAATCAGGTATCGCATTTTGGGCAATCTTCAGCCCTTCTCGACCATTTTCTGCTCCCAGCGCCTCATATCCTTCTGATTCAAGCAATTCCAGTACGTTTTCCCGAATGGCTTGCTCATCTTCAATGACCAGAATTTTCACCATTTTCCGTCTCTGATAAATTTACTGATGAAGTCAACGGTAAAATCACCGTGAACGTGCTACCCACTCCTACTTCACTTTCTACTGTAATCTCTCCCTGTTGCAAATCCACAGCCCGCTTAACAATTGCTAACCCTAATCCCGTTCCGGGGATATTTTCCACATCATTACCTCGATAAAAAGACTCGAACAAGTGTTCTTGTTCGGATGCACTAATTCCCATACCCGAATCAGCAACCTTGAAAATTAAGTTTTTGTTCTTATCTGACAACTCCACCAAGATTCTCGATCCTCGTGGAGAATATTTTACTGCATTAGAAACCAAATTATAAACAATATGTTCCATTAAATCCCGATCGCAATACACTGAATGGGTTTGCAGAGCCTCCGTTTGTAAATCAATTTCCACCTTGGTTTTGGGAGACAATTGGATTTTCTCAATAATCTGGGAACACAGCATCTGAATATCTATCCATGTGGGTGCTACTTTCAATTCATCCGACTCTACCTTGCCCACAACTAAAATATCTTCTAAAATTTGAGTCATGCGCTGCACTCCCGATTTAATGCGATCGAAATGAATTTGTTTTTTATCTTCTGTCCATTTGTGACCATATTTTTCCAATAATCCTGTAGAAAATAAAATCGTCGCCAAGGGAGTGCGAAATTCATGGGAAACCATAGTCACAAACCGGGATTTCAAATCCACCAATTCTCGCTCTCGCGCTAAATTTTTTTCTATTTCTGCTTCCACTTTAGCGCGAGCGAGAGCAATATCTAAAGTCGTATGTAAATCCCGTTCCTCAAAGGGTTTAACCACATAGCCAAAAGGATTCGTTTGCTTGGCTCTTTCTAGGGTGCTGGGATCGGTATGAGAAGTTAAATAAACCACAGGAATCTTAAACTCATGCAGAATTTTTTCCCCCGCTTCTATGCCATCCATTTC encodes:
- a CDS encoding hybrid sensor histidine kinase/response regulator; protein product: MVKVLVIEDEELIRENILDLLEAEDFEGLGAENGQVGVEIAKAQIPDLILCDVMMPQLDGYGVLEQLRCDPKTAMIPFIFLTAKAEKNDMRSGMELGADDYLTKPCLPDELLKAINTRLDKQARIKEASQGQLDELRDSIARSLPHELRTPLNGIMGFAELMSYEAEDLKPEEIREMADQILVSSNRLYRLIQNFLLYADLELASKNSDRLQQWRSQATTSIRDAVEEVISLKADQCGRTADLKYQLEDSPVQIEASRLQKLVQEAIDNAFKFSPTGTPVQVTTTVQDNTVVLTLINSGRGMTPEEIEQVGAYMQFNRKLHEQQGSGLGLAIAKRMAQIHQGDLTIASIPDQETRITITLPTGG
- a CDS encoding hybrid sensor histidine kinase/response regulator, coding for MMNSIKILVVEDERIIAMDIRNSLKRMGYEVVGIASSGEQSLEKVAEMKPHLVLMDIVLKGEMDGIEAGEKILHEFKIPVVYLTSHTDPSTLERAKQTNPFGYVVKPFEERDLHTTLDIALARAKVEAEIEKNLARERELVDLKSRFVTMVSHEFRTPLATILFSTGLLEKYGHKWTEDKKQIHFDRIKSGVQRMTQILEDILVVGKVESDELKVAPTWIDIQMLCSQIIEKIQLSPKTKVEIDLQTEALQTHSVYCDRDLMEHIVYNLVSNAVKYSPRGSRILVELSDKNKNLIFKVADSGMGISASEQEHLFESFYRGNDVENIPGTGLGLAIVKRAVDLQQGEITVESEVGVGSTFTVILPLTSSVNLSETENGENSGH
- a CDS encoding EAL domain-containing response regulator; the protein is MVKILVIEDEQAIRENVLELLESEGYEALGAENGREGLKIAQNAIPDLILCDVMMPEVTGYAVLTALQENPLLSHIPFIFLTAKSDRLDFRYGMELGADDYLMKPCLPNEILRAVAARLDKKASLNAHYLQELQRQASQDLLTHLPNRTRLREMFQTLVANSSTLVAGQEQLIPVFCIGLDRFERINNTLGYDMGDRLLQAVAQRIGETLEATSPILARLSDDVFVAILGEQLSRHEVMAQMETLIAKLSEPFSIQGENLAITASIGMTYYPRDGQDIDPLIQNASRALNQARERGGNKYQFYIPTFYVGSGDRLNLEASLRYALERQELQVHYQPQVSLQTGQVIGAEALIRWQHPERGWVSPAKFIPIAEETGLIDSIGKWVLVQACKQAKDWQKLNPNFQMSVNLSPRQLTQLPLHQWLLDCLISIGYIPSTLELELTESALVEQKQEALKILNSLKSIGVKLALDDFGTGYSSLEYLKDFPFDVLKIDRCFIKRIETNIKQKSLVSAIIKMAQALDMKVVAEGVETVDEIKFLQNQSCEFMQGYYFSKPLGKEDFEEQILKPKKQLPKMIVPRQGKDWGKYIKN